From a region of the candidate division KSB1 bacterium genome:
- a CDS encoding carboxypeptidase-like regulatory domain-containing protein, which translates to MKKLRTNLGMAGVLCVVFFIFTAVGFAQDKATLTGNVTDSDDGNPLPGANIVLVGTTMGAASSRSGDFTVGNIPPGTYTVRVSFIGYEISETAAVVLSAGETITMNFSLVLTGIQFNA; encoded by the coding sequence ATGAAGAAACTCAGAACTAACCTGGGGATGGCAGGGGTTCTTTGCGTTGTGTTTTTCATTTTCACAGCTGTTGGCTTCGCGCAGGACAAAGCAACGCTGACCGGAAACGTCACGGATTCTGATGACGGCAACCCTTTGCCCGGAGCTAACATCGTTCTGGTAGGAACCACGATGGGTGCTGCGAGTAGTAGGAGTGGAGACTTCACTGTTGGCAACATACCCCCGGGGACCTACACGGTTAGGGTTTCATTTATTGGTTATGAAATCAGTGAAACCGCAGCTGTTGTTCTCTCAGCCGGTGAAACGATAACGATGAATTTTTCCCTGGTCTTAACCGGTATTCAATTCAACGC